A segment of the Candidatus Sumerlaea chitinivorans genome:
ATCTGATAGTTCTGCGTGACCACGCCGAGTTGCGACGTGTGGAAGAGTTGCGACGTGACTTCATCGCAAATGTCTCGCATGAACTGAGAACTCCCCTTACAGCGGTGCGGGGCTATGTGGAAACGCTCCTGGACCCCAAGTTTCTCACCATGGAACGCGTGAAAGAGTTTTTGCCTATCATCTTTGAGCATACAGAGCGCCTGCACAATTTGATGTTAGATTTGCTAAGTCTTTCTCGGCTTGAGAATCCTAACACGAAAATCACCGTCTCGCCGTTGTGCCTTGCCGACGAGTTGCAGGAAGCTGTTGAAGCCACTGCTCCACTCGCCCGCCTGAAGAATATCTCCATTAAACTTCGCAGTCCACGAAGTTCATTGAAGGTCTTGGCAAACACCGAGCATCTGCAGCGGATTTTGGTGAACCTGCTCGACAATGCGATTAAGTATAGTCCGCCGGGCGGCGTGGTGAGCTTGTGGACTGAAATCCATGGAGATTTTGTCTGGACCCACGTGAAGGACCGAGGACAGGGAATCCCGCCAGAGGAACTGCCCCGAGTTTTCGAGCGGTTCTACCGCACCAAAGGAGCCTTAGGCGGACGCGAACGTGGAAGCGGGCTGGGCCTCGCTATCGTAAAACATATCGTGCAGCAACTCGGCGGGGAGATCACCGCAGCGAGCATTGTGGGACAAGGTTCAGACTTCTCATTTAGCCTTCGCCTTGCCCAAGCGCACGACGGTCCGCAGGAGATCGCACCGCGCAGCGTTACCGAACTTGTGGCTCCCCCCTCGCCCCAAAGTTGAATTGGGCTTCTGAGGAAAAGTCGATTGCTCCGCTCTGACAGCCGTGGCCAGTACGTGGACTTTGTCCCTGTCCTACCCTTTTCAAAAAACAAAAAAAACAGCCTCCGGTTTAGAAGCAGGCTCCGATAGATACGTTGCGTTCTGCTGGTTGCGATCGATAGGCAAAGAAAACTGCACAAAGATGGGATGTAAGTTGGTGATCCTAATCTCTGGGTGGGGTGGGCGAAGTGGGCACTTCCCCACCGCGACGGGTGACTTCAAGGTTGGCACCGAATCGAAGTGTCCAGAGGGCACGATACTGACGCACCATTATGAGAATTGCCAGTACGACGTAGATGACCGAAAAGAGGTGGTGCACGTGGCCAGTCGATTGCAGCGCGGTAGCCCCCGTCGAAACTGCCATGGATAAAACAAGCTGTGAGGCAAAAAGGATAAAAAGTACGCCACCTTGAACCACATCAAACCGTAATTTTGCGAGAATCGCCACCCCGAAGAGCGACTGAGCCGCTGTCAGGAGTATCTCTTGCAACTGTAACGACGACATCGGAATCGGAGGGGTTAGCGAACCGTAGGCCACCGCGTACACCCACGGGATCATCCCAACTAAGAGGGTCCACTGGTTCAACTTCGAAGAAAGCAGGGTTGCCATCGAAAGTTCCGGGCGTCCACG
Coding sequences within it:
- a CDS encoding Phosphate regulon sensor protein PhoR (SphS): MKRIPPILLAVLDALPESVCLYCPKSKQLKPNRRWRETVGDVSELEDLSRVGLTPDLVRESCKKAIDKKGETVALALDKEGTRRLEITPVEGEKQLYLIVLRDHAELRRVEELRRDFIANVSHELRTPLTAVRGYVETLLDPKFLTMERVKEFLPIIFEHTERLHNLMLDLLSLSRLENPNTKITVSPLCLADELQEAVEATAPLARLKNISIKLRSPRSSLKVLANTEHLQRILVNLLDNAIKYSPPGGVVSLWTEIHGDFVWTHVKDRGQGIPPEELPRVFERFYRTKGALGGRERGSGLGLAIVKHIVQQLGGEITAASIVGQGSDFSFSLRLAQAHDGPQEIAPRSVTELVAPPSPQS